In Nymphaea colorata isolate Beijing-Zhang1983 chromosome 3, ASM883128v2, whole genome shotgun sequence, a genomic segment contains:
- the LOC116251648 gene encoding (DL)-glycerol-3-phosphatase 2 isoform X2 yields MGDLLDKRTKRAITHVIFDMDGLLLDTEKFYTIVQEKILSKYGKSFDWSVKAKMMGKKALDAAMVLIHEYSLEGVLSPENFIKEREEMLLTLFPDCEFLPGAKHLINHLHANGIPMCVATSSHRRHFNLKTTNHGEIFAMMHHIVVGDDPEITHGKPSPDIFLVAAKRFQDDPPVPETVLVFEDAPVGVTAAKSAGMSVVMVPDPALDIGLQNEADQVLTSLLDFQPSDWGLPPFPDGQE; encoded by the exons ATGGGTGATCTTTTGGACAAAAGAACAAAACGAGCAATCACACACGTGATCTTCGACATGGACGGTCTTCTGCTTG ATACTGAAAAGTTCTATACCATCGTCCAAGAGAAGATCTTATCTAAGTATGGCAAAAGTTTTGACTGGTCAGTGAAAGCTAAGATGATGGGAAAGAAAGCCTTAGATGCTGCCATGGTGCTTATTCATGAGTATAGCCTTGAAGGCGTTCTTTCACctgaaaattttatcaaggaaagagaagaaatgtTGCTTACCCTGTTTCCAGATTGTGAGTTCCTACCAG gAGCTAAGCATTTGATCAATCATCTTCATGCCAATGGTATACCCATGTGCGTAGCGACAAG TTCACACAGGCGACACTTCAACCTGAAGACAACCAATCATGGTGAAATTTTTGCAATGATGCATCATATAGTTGTTGGGGATGACCCCGAAATTACGCATGGAAAACCATCTCCAGATATATTTCTTGTGGCTGCTAAAAGGTTTCAG GATGACCCTCCAGTTCCAGAGACTGTACTAGTGTTTGAAGATGCACCAGTAGGAGTCACTGCTGCTAAGAGTGCTGGAAT gTCAGTGGTTATGGTTCCAGATCCTGCTTTAGACATCGGACTTCAGAATGAAGCCGACCAAGTACTGACCAGTCTGCTGGATTTTCAGCCAAGCGATTGGGGCCTACCCCCATTTCCAGATGGTCAAGAATAA
- the LOC116251648 gene encoding (DL)-glycerol-3-phosphatase 2 isoform X1, producing MGDLLDKRTKRAITHVIFDMDGLLLDTEKFYTIVQEKILSKYGKSFDWSVKAKMMGKKALDAAMVLIHEYSLEGVLSPENFIKEREEMLLTLFPDCEFLPGAKHLINHLHANGIPMCVATSSHRRHFNLKTTNHGEIFAMMHHIVVGDDPEITHGKPSPDIFLVAAKRFQDQDDPPVPETVLVFEDAPVGVTAAKSAGMSVVMVPDPALDIGLQNEADQVLTSLLDFQPSDWGLPPFPDGQE from the exons ATGGGTGATCTTTTGGACAAAAGAACAAAACGAGCAATCACACACGTGATCTTCGACATGGACGGTCTTCTGCTTG ATACTGAAAAGTTCTATACCATCGTCCAAGAGAAGATCTTATCTAAGTATGGCAAAAGTTTTGACTGGTCAGTGAAAGCTAAGATGATGGGAAAGAAAGCCTTAGATGCTGCCATGGTGCTTATTCATGAGTATAGCCTTGAAGGCGTTCTTTCACctgaaaattttatcaaggaaagagaagaaatgtTGCTTACCCTGTTTCCAGATTGTGAGTTCCTACCAG gAGCTAAGCATTTGATCAATCATCTTCATGCCAATGGTATACCCATGTGCGTAGCGACAAG TTCACACAGGCGACACTTCAACCTGAAGACAACCAATCATGGTGAAATTTTTGCAATGATGCATCATATAGTTGTTGGGGATGACCCCGAAATTACGCATGGAAAACCATCTCCAGATATATTTCTTGTGGCTGCTAAAAGGTTTCAG GATCAGGATGACCCTCCAGTTCCAGAGACTGTACTAGTGTTTGAAGATGCACCAGTAGGAGTCACTGCTGCTAAGAGTGCTGGAAT gTCAGTGGTTATGGTTCCAGATCCTGCTTTAGACATCGGACTTCAGAATGAAGCCGACCAAGTACTGACCAGTCTGCTGGATTTTCAGCCAAGCGATTGGGGCCTACCCCCATTTCCAGATGGTCAAGAATAA